The Swingsia samuiensis genome contains the following window.
CGTGATGGACCAGATCTTTCTGCGCGTCAGCTTGCTGTTTTTTTGACGTGTTATTTGAAAGAGGGAGCGCATACCGTTCGTGGTTTGGCATCAGATTTAAAAGTCTCTAAACCAGCCATTACACGTGCATTGGACCGGTTAGGGGAGCTCGATCTCGCTCGTCGTAAGGTGGATCCTTTGGATCGTCGGTCTGTTTTGGTTCAGCGTACGTTAAAAGGTTCTGCTTTCTTGCGTGAAATGCGTGCTGTTATGATTGAGGCAGCCGATGGGCGCAGCCTTGTTCAGGAAGAGCGCCTGGCTACATCTGTGGAGCGCATTACACCCCGTCGCGCTGCGGGTTAATTTACCACCGTTCTTTCACGCGGGCTTTGGCTCGTGTGAAAATATATCCTGTCCAAAGGAACTGTGGGATCATAATTGTAATAAAGGCCGTTGATAAAGGGAGTGTTAGAAACATGATTGCTCCCCATATCGTAAAGAGCCAGTAAATGAGTGTAACGAGAGGCATCGGCAAACCAGAGCGCACAGCAAGCTGGTAGAGATGCCCACGATGGGCATGGGCCAGTTTATCTCCTGCTAGCGCTCGCCGAACGAGCGTAAAGCTGACATCCCATAAAATTCCAGCCAGTAATGCGATAACGAAAAGTGTTACCTCGTAATCTTTGGACATTGCAGCCCAAGCCATAATGAGTGCACCGGCTTGGCTGCCAACATCTCCCATAAAAATTTGAGCTTTAGGAAAATTCCATGGAAGGAAGGCTGCAAAACAGAGGGCCAGCAAATCCAAGGGAATAGAATGCACATTGACGGCGGCCAGAAGAAAGGCAGCCAACATCATTGTGCCAGCAGCAAGGCCATTAATGCCGTCGATAAAATTGAGAGCATTTGTGATGAAGACAGATAAAAGCAAAATAGGAATAATGTAGGCCCAAGGTACAGATGTGCTCATAAAGATGAGCATGCTCGCAATGAATTGTGCAGCTAACTTATAACGCGCTGGAAAAGAATAGATATCGTCAAGCCATGAGATCAGCGCTAAAAAGGCCACGCCACACATAAGACAGAGTGTAGGGATATTAAAAGCAGACTGGCCTGTTGCAATATGACATAAAGGAAGACAGATCAGAAAAGCACCAATGATCCCGATCCCTCCACCTTTTGGTGTGGGGCGTGTATGAGAACTACGATGGCCGGGATGATCCATGACACCAGCCCGGATCATCACGATTATGAGGGCTGAACAAATTAATATTGCAGCACAGTCTGGTAGTACAAAACCAGAAAGAAATGAGTTTAACGAAAAGAGCATGATCTGACTTTATGGTATTTGGTGTTTTAGCGCTATAAGGGAGATGTGAAAGTGACGCTATCTCCCGACTCCCATTCTTTATTTGGCTCATCCTCAAAGAGTAAGAGCAACACGACGGTGCGTGCGCGTCGTATTGCTCTTAACGTTTTGTTTGATGGTGTTGTTTCTGCACTAGCAGCGCCTTTCGCTCGCTGGCTTGCGGATCCTCATGGTGGGTTGTTGCATCCTTTATGGTTTATTGCAGGAGGGGGGATTACGCTTTTAGTGAGTGGTGTTCCTTTTCGGATGCCGCAGCAATATTGGCGTTTTTCAGGAGTAGCAGATCTTTTTAGTATAGCTTGTGCGTCGGCTTTAAGCGCAATTCTGTTTACTCTTTTGCTTTGGGTAACGGGATATCCTGATCCGAGTCTGACCTTCCCTATCATTTATGCTCTTGTTTTGCTGACATCCTTAGGGGCCATCCGGATGGGATGGCGTCTGGCGGCACGTCGAAAGAATTTTTTTGCGGAGAGAGAGCGCGTTATATTGCTGGGTGCTGACTATGAGGCAGATCTTTTTATACGCGCGATGGAGAGAGATCATCAAAAGGCTCGGCGTGTCATTGGGCTATTAACAGGGCGCCATCAGGTGGGACGCCGTATCCATAGTTCGCCGATTATGGGAACGATTGATGAAGTGCCGAGTATTTTGGAGAAGATGGCACATAATCATAAGTTGCCAGATACGTTGGTTATTACTTCTCCGGAGTTAAGAGGCGCTAAACTCTCACAAATTCTGGATGCTGCACGGCAGTATGGTGTGGATGTTCAGAGAACGCCGTCTCTGACGGCCTTAAAGCCTGCGGATAGTGTTGAGCTTCGCCCTATTGCTATTGAAGATTTATTAAACCGCCCACAGGTTGCTCTTAACTCAGAAGGGATGAGCCGTCTTATAGCGGGGCAGGTGATTGCTGTAACAGGAGCAGGTGGGAGCATTGGTTCAGAACTAGTTCGGCAAATTGCCCAATTTGAGCCGCAAGCTATTCTTTTAATTGAGAATAGTGAATATGCGCTTTGGCAAATCGATCTAGATCTCTTAGATCGTGCCCCGAATATTCAAAGATATCGTATCATTGCAGATGTCCGTGATCGGAAAAGGATTGCGGAGGTTTTTGAGCAATATCGTCCGCATGTTGTTTTTCATGCGGCTGCACTGAAACATGTTCCTCTTGTGGAAGCCAATCCAATTGAAGGCGTGCTGACCAACGTTATTGGGACACGTATTGTACTGGACGAATCTGAGCGGGCCAATGTTCAGGCTCTGGTGATGATTTCAACAGATAAGGCTGTAAATCCATCGAGTTTGATGGGGGCGAGCAAAAGATGTGCTGAAATTTATGGTCAGGCTCTGGATATGCGCGCCCGTGCAGGTCAGGGCGGTTTGCGTTGTGTGACTGTGCGGTTCGGGAATGTGTTGGGTTCGACAGGATCTGTTGTACCGTTATTTCGCCGGCAGCTTGAACAAGGTGGGCCTTTGACGGTGACCCATCCAGATATGACGCGGTATTTTATGACTATTCCAGAAGCCGTCGGCTTAGTGCTTCAAGCCGCCGTGCGTGGAACACAGGATACAGCAGGCGAACAAGCAACAGATTTGCGTTTAAAGCAGGGTGGTATTTTCGTTTTGGATATGGGAGATCCAGTTCGGATTATGGATCTGGCTTATCAAATGATCCGCTTGGCTGGTTTAAAGCCCGAAGTTGATATTGAAGTGCGCGTAACAGGCTTG
Protein-coding sequences here:
- a CDS encoding MarR family transcriptional regulator; protein product: MPQASNDQLLNLLCDTVSSMVRRDGPDLSARQLAVFLTCYLKEGAHTVRGLASDLKVSKPAITRALDRLGELDLARRKVDPLDRRSVLVQRTLKGSAFLREMRAVMIEAADGRSLVQEERLATSVERITPRRAAG
- a CDS encoding glycosyltransferase family 4 protein, encoding MLFSLNSFLSGFVLPDCAAILICSALIIVMIRAGVMDHPGHRSSHTRPTPKGGGIGIIGAFLICLPLCHIATGQSAFNIPTLCLMCGVAFLALISWLDDIYSFPARYKLAAQFIASMLIFMSTSVPWAYIIPILLLSVFITNALNFIDGINGLAAGTMMLAAFLLAAVNVHSIPLDLLALCFAAFLPWNFPKAQIFMGDVGSQAGALIMAWAAMSKDYEVTLFVIALLAGILWDVSFTLVRRALAGDKLAHAHRGHLYQLAVRSGLPMPLVTLIYWLFTIWGAIMFLTLPLSTAFITIMIPQFLWTGYIFTRAKARVKERW
- a CDS encoding polysaccharide biosynthesis protein, producing the protein MRARRIALNVLFDGVVSALAAPFARWLADPHGGLLHPLWFIAGGGITLLVSGVPFRMPQQYWRFSGVADLFSIACASALSAILFTLLLWVTGYPDPSLTFPIIYALVLLTSLGAIRMGWRLAARRKNFFAERERVILLGADYEADLFIRAMERDHQKARRVIGLLTGRHQVGRRIHSSPIMGTIDEVPSILEKMAHNHKLPDTLVITSPELRGAKLSQILDAARQYGVDVQRTPSLTALKPADSVELRPIAIEDLLNRPQVALNSEGMSRLIAGQVIAVTGAGGSIGSELVRQIAQFEPQAILLIENSEYALWQIDLDLLDRAPNIQRYRIIADVRDRKRIAEVFEQYRPHVVFHAAALKHVPLVEANPIEGVLTNVIGTRIVLDESERANVQALVMISTDKAVNPSSLMGASKRCAEIYGQALDMRARAGQGGLRCVTVRFGNVLGSTGSVVPLFRRQLEQGGPLTVTHPDMTRYFMTIPEAVGLVLQAAVRGTQDTAGEQATDLRLKQGGIFVLDMGDPVRIMDLAYQMIRLAGLKPEVDIEVRVTGLRPGEKLYEELFHGREAPVPTDAPGLRIASPRTVDFEIVSQAMDDLEKACAHEDITEVMSILYRLVPEFNHNWEGKVSSGLVDTPSEKEVEPHE